One genomic region from Salinicola endophyticus encodes:
- a CDS encoding cobalamin-independent methionine synthase II family protein, whose amino-acid sequence MSQAHPPFRADIVGSFLRPAALKAARASYQQGEIDAAALAAVEDREIRRVVEQQEAAGLAVVTDGEFRRAWWHFDFLEQLDGVTGFVGEQGIQFQGIQTGAKQIRVDGKVGFNPDHPMLGHFRYLAGVATAMPKMTIPSPSVLHFRGGRKKIDSDVYPSLDAFFADTADAYREAIRAFYAAGCRYLQLDDTVWAYLCSEKEREAARARGDDPDRLQAIYAEMLNHALADKPDDLFVSLHVCRGNFRSTWISEGGYEPVAETLFGQVGVDAWFLEYDSDRAGSFDPLRFIPEGHQQAVLGLVTTKVGDLEDPAGVRARLDEASRFVAKSQLCLSPQCGFASTEEGNDLAEQAQWDKIRLVVDLARDYWGA is encoded by the coding sequence ATGTCACAAGCGCATCCCCCATTCCGAGCCGATATCGTCGGTAGCTTTCTGCGTCCGGCGGCACTCAAGGCGGCCCGCGCCAGCTATCAGCAGGGCGAGATCGATGCGGCTGCACTCGCCGCGGTGGAGGATCGCGAAATCCGCCGGGTGGTCGAGCAGCAGGAGGCGGCCGGCCTTGCGGTGGTCACCGACGGTGAATTCCGGCGTGCCTGGTGGCACTTCGATTTTCTCGAACAGCTCGACGGCGTTACCGGCTTCGTCGGTGAGCAGGGTATCCAGTTCCAGGGCATACAGACCGGGGCCAAGCAGATCCGGGTCGACGGCAAGGTCGGCTTCAACCCCGATCATCCGATGCTCGGGCACTTTCGCTATCTGGCCGGGGTGGCCACGGCGATGCCCAAGATGACCATTCCCAGCCCCAGCGTGCTGCACTTCCGCGGTGGCCGCAAGAAGATCGACAGCGATGTCTATCCGAGCCTGGACGCCTTCTTCGCCGACACCGCCGACGCCTATCGCGAGGCGATCCGCGCCTTCTACGCTGCCGGCTGCCGCTATCTGCAACTCGACGACACCGTGTGGGCCTATCTCTGCTCGGAGAAGGAGCGTGAAGCCGCCCGCGCCCGGGGCGACGACCCCGACCGGCTGCAGGCGATCTACGCCGAGATGCTCAACCACGCCCTCGCCGACAAGCCCGACGATCTGTTCGTCTCGCTGCACGTCTGCCGTGGCAACTTCCGCTCCACCTGGATCAGCGAAGGCGGCTACGAGCCGGTGGCCGAGACCCTGTTCGGCCAGGTCGGCGTCGATGCCTGGTTCCTGGAGTACGACAGCGATCGTGCCGGCAGCTTCGACCCGCTGCGCTTCATTCCCGAAGGCCATCAGCAGGCGGTGCTCGGTCTGGTCACCACCAAGGTGGGCGACCTCGAAGACCCCGCCGGCGTGCGTGCGCGGCTCGACGAGGCCAGCCGTTTCGTCGCCAAGTCGCAGCTCTGCCTGAGCCCGCAGTGCGGCTTCGCCTCCACCGAGGAGGGCAACGACCTGGCCGAGCAGGCCCAGTGGGACAAGATCCGGCTGGTGGTGGATCTGGCCCGCGATTACTGGGGCGCGTAA